GGGGCCGTCCTCCGGTGGATCGGCGCACGGTGGTCGAGGCGACCGCGTGGCGGTTCCGCACGGGATCGGCGTGGCGAGACCTGCCCGACCGGTTCGGGAGCTGGAACACGATCTACAAGAACTTCCGGCGATGGGCGACCGACGGCGTCTGGGAGGACCTGCTCACCCATGTGCAGAAGCGGGCGTCGCTTCAGGGTGAGATCGACTGGGTCGTGTCGGTGGATTCCTCGATCGCGCGTGTCCATCAGCATGGCGCGACCCTGCCCCGGGTCACAGGGGGATCCATCGAACTACAAGAAGTCGGGGCCGGAGCCTCCTGACCACGCGATCGGCCGGTCACGGGGTGGTTTGACGACGAAGATCCATCTCGTCTGCGACGGGCAGGCCCGGGCGCTGGCGTTCGTCCTCACCGGCGGGCAGGTCGCAGACACGAGCATGTTCACCGACGTACTCGACGAGATCCACGTCCCCGGCCGAGGGCCTGTGCGCACGAGGCCGGATCGGGTGCTCGCGGACAAGGGCTATCCGTCGAAGAAGAACCGGGCCTGGCTGCGCGAGCGCGGCGTCAAGGCCACGATCCCCGAACGGGGCGACCAGATCGCTCACCGCCGCAAGCGTCCGGGCCGTCCGATCGACTTCGGCGATGAGCAGCGGGAGCGTTACAAGGGCCGCAACGTCGTCGAGCGGTGCTTCAACTTCGTGAAGCAGGGTCAAGTGAATCGGCCTGGGTTTCGTTCCTATCGGTTTCCCTGTCCGGCGGTCGCCGGGAGGCCTGATTCGAGGTCAGCGTAGTACGCGTCCTCGATCTCGATCGGGGTGCGCATGCCGAGTTCGCCGTGCAGGCGTTGATGGTTCCACCACCACACCCATTCGAGCGTCGCGAGCTCGACCTGCTCGACGGTCCTCCAGGGGCCGCGCTGGCGGATCAGCTCGGTCTTGTAGAGGTTGTTGACCGCCTCGGCGAGGGCGTTGTCATACGAGTCCCCGACGGTTCCCGTCGAGGGTGTTGCGCCAAGCTCGACGACCCGGTCGGTGTAGACCATCGACATGTAGTTCGAGCCGTGATCGGCGTGATGGATCAGCCCGTCCAGCGGGCCGTCCGCGCCCCAGGCGGCCATGTCCAGCGCTTGCAGCGGCAGCACCTCCGCGCGCAGCGTCGCCGCGACGTTCCAGCCCACGATCCGACGTGAATAGACGTCGGTGACGAACGCGACGTATGCGAAGCCCGCCCAGGTGGCCACATACGTGATGTCTGCAACCCAGAGTCGGCGCGGCGCGTCCGCACGGAACCGCCGCTGGACGAGGTCGCGCGGTAGGGCCTGCGCCTTGTCCGGCCTGGTCGTGAACACCTTCTTCGACTTGCGAACCCCACGCACTCCCGCGAGGCGCATGAGGCGCTCGGTCTGGTCGCGGCCGATGTCCCACCCCTGCCGTTTCAGGAGAGCATGCATCTTCCGCCACCCGTAGACGCCGTAGTTCTCCGCATGCAGCCTAGCGACCTCGGGCACCAGCAGCTCGTCGCGCAGCTGCCGGGCGGAGGCTACGCGGGTCTTCGCGGCGCGATACCCGCGGGACGTGATGAATCCCTGCACTGCCGGGCGCAGCGTCCGGCAGATGAGCTCGACCCCGAACCGCTCTCGATACTCGTCGATGAAGCGGATCATCTCGGTCAGGGCCGGTCGAGCTCCTTCGCGAAAAACACGCTCGCAGCCTTGAGGATCTCATTCGCCTTTCGCAGCTCGGCCACCTCGCGGCGCAGGCGCTTGTTCTCCTCAGCGACATCGCTCGGGACACCGGGCTTCGCGCCGGCGTCGACCTCGCGGCGGCGATGCCACACCCGCAGCGTCTCCGCGCTCATGCCGAGGAGCCCCGCAACATGCCGCACGGCGGACATCAGATTCGAGTGCTCACCGGAGGCCTTGGCCTCATCGAGCATCCGCAGCGCGCGCTCGCGCATCTCGGGAGAGTACTTCTGGTTCATCGTGTTCCATCCTTGCTTCAAGAACGGAACGAAACCCAGGCCGATTCAGCCTCAGCGGATGGCCAACGAATGTGAGGGGAAGTCACGACTCGACTCGAGCACTGGATCGGCATCCTCGCCTTGGCAGGAGCCGTTGTTGTTGGTTTGAACCTTGGCCAGGTCTTCGAGGGGATTGACCTGTTGACGCCCGGCATCGGCACTGCCCTCGGCGCGGCTGCCGGGACCGCGGTGCACGCCGCGAAACAGAGACAGTCTGGCGATGACTTCGACGCGATTCGAGTCGATGCAACTCTTCTGCCGTTTGCGCTGGAGGGCAACAGGAGCGAATTCCATGCTTGTACACAGGCGGGATGAGCTCACGACGGGACTGGGCGAGCCGGCGCGACCCGCTAGTCGCAGGTGCTCTCGAATTGATCGCGCGGCACGGTCTCGCCCGAGTCGCCGACCAGTACGTGGCCGGCACTGAGCTGCGTCAGCCATCGCGGTGCGACGACCACTCCGCTGCCGTCCAGTTCAGTGGTGGTCGAGGCGGCGTCGACGCTGACCTCGCCCCGCTGCGGCCATGAGATCCCAGCGCCGCGCTGACCTTGTGGCATAGAGAAGGACCACCCTCGACAGAAGCGGCGCCGAGGGTGGCGGGCGCGACCTTACGCTGTGAACCGGTGCACAACCAGAGCCATCGAGTGACCCCCAAGGTCAGGTGGCGCCCCCTCGATGGCGGCGCGGCACCCGGAGCCTAGGAGCCAAGCTGGCCAGCGTCCGGCGAACCGCGAATTCGCCCCGCGACAAGGCCGCGCCGGATGGCCGCCCTCGGACCGCGACGCTGCGGCTGGCGAGGGAGCGGACCAGGGTCAGACCGAGGAGAGCGCCCTTGCCTTGATCTGGTCGAACTCCTGCTGGGTAATCGCTCCCGAGTCGAGAAGGGCCTTCGCCGAGGCGATCTCATCGGTCGGGCTCGATCCGGCGGAGCCGCCGGCGACGGACTTGATGTACTCATCCTGCCGCTGCTGGAGCTCCTGGTGCGCCTCGACCGCGCGGTCGGTCATCCCCCGACCTCGAACAAGCAGGTACGCGAGCATTCCGATGAACGGCAGCACGATGATGAACACCACCCACAGCGTCTTCGCGAAGCCGCCGAGGTCCTTGCTGCGGAAGAGATCTCCGAAGATCCACCACAGGGACATGAACCATGCGAAGAAGATGAAGAGCTCGAACATGGCGAGCAGGAATGAGCCGTTGTCGTCGAACATCTGCTGACTGCCTCCTGACTGGATGGACGCTGGCCGAGCGGTCCACGCGGACCCCAGCGCACGACGGTTAGGAACAAGGACGTGCCCGGGCCGTCGCCGAACCACGTTAGCGGCTCTTCCTCACCAAGCGTGGTAGCCGGGTTGCGACACGCTGACCGGGTTGGGCTGGTGAAGACGGGCCTGGGACTCCACGATTCGTAGCGACCAAGCAACGGATCGAGAGGAGTCCCAGGTGAGTGTTGAGGCTACCGTCCTGCCCGCTGCGATGCTCGGCATCTCGGGGTTGGTGGTGCTTGCCGCCGGTGAGTACGGCGGTGAGCTGGAGCTGTTGGTGGAGACCTCCGAGTCGGTGACCGGGTGCCCGCGGTGCGGGGTGGTCGCGGTGGCCCACGGCCGGCGTGAGCATCTGGTGCGTGACATCCCCTCGGCGGGGCGGCCGGCGCTGCTGGTGTGGCGCAAGCGGCTGTGGCGGTGCGCCGAACCGGCGTGCCCGCAACGGACGTGGTCGGAGCGGCACCCGCAGGTCGCGCCGCGGGCGGCGCTGACCGAACGGGCCCGCCGGTGGGCGTGTGAGCAGGTCGGCCGCGACGGCCACACCGTCGAGGCGGTCGCCGACCGGCTCGGCGTGGGGTGGAACACCGTGATGCGCGCGGTCAAGGCCTACGGCCAGCCACTGCTGGATGCCGAGGACCGGCTGCAGGGGGTGCGCAGCCTTGGGGTGGACGAGCACGTGTGGCAGCACGCCGGCCCACGGCGTCGCACCGGGTTCGCCACCGGCATCGTCGACCTCACCCCCGGCCGTGGCCCCCGGGTGCTGGATGTGGTCCAGGGCCGCAGCGGCAAGGTGTACGCAGACTGGCTTGCAAGGCAGCAGCCGGCGTGGCGGGAGCGGATCAGCGTGGCGGCGTTGGACCGGGCGTGTCAGATGGTCTGTGTAAGCCGTACCGAGAGGAACGGTAAGAATCATGACCATGACCGACGAGAAGACGCCGGGAGGGCCTTCGGGCCAGGACCTGGTCGAGCAGCTGAAGGCCTCAGGGCAGCTTGATGCCCTGTTCGAGCAGATCGACGAGGGAAGGGTCGAGCTGACCGGGGACGGTGGGTTCGTGCCCGCGCTGGTCAAGGCCGCCCTCGAGCGAGGACTGCAAGCAGAGCTGACCAGCCACCTCGGCTACGGGAAGGGCTCTGAGGACGCGTCGAAGCACGCCAACTCCCGTAACGGGACGACGCCGAAGACGGTTCAGTCCGAGGTCGGGCCGATCGCGCTGGACGTCCCCAGGGACCGTGCCGGCTCGTTCACGCCGCGCCTTGTCCCCAAGGGCCAAAGGCGCCTGGGAGGGCTCGATGACATGATCATCAGCCTCTATGCCGGCGGGATGACGATCCGGGACATCCAGCACCACCTGGCCTCCACGCTCGGCACGGACCTGTCGCACGAGACGATCTCCAACATCACCGACGCCGTGCTCGAGGAGGTCGCAGCGTGGCAGGCGAGGCCGCTGGAAGAGTTCTACCCCGTCCTCTACCTCGACGCGATCCGGATCAAGATCCGAGAGAACAACCAGGTCATCAACCGCGCGGCGTATATCGCGGTCGGAGTGGATCTGGGCGGGGTCAAGCACGTGCTGGGGATCTGGGTCCAGGACACCGAAGGCTCGGCGTTCTGGGCCCACGTCTGCGCCGACCTCGCCAACCGCGGAGTGCGGGACGTGTTGATCGTGTGCTGCGACGGGCTCAAGGGCCTGCCGGAAGCGGTCGAGGCGACCTGGCCGGACTCGATGGTCCAGACCTGCGTGGTCCACCTGATCCGGGCAGCGACGCGGTTCGTGGCCTACCAGGACCGCAAGAAGGTCGCCGCCGCACTGAAGCCGATCTACACCGCGCCGAGCGAGGACGCGGCCTGGGCGGCGCTGGTCGAGTTCGAGACCTCCGAGCTGGGGCAGAAGTACCCCTCGACCGTCATGACCTGGAAGAACTCGTGGGATCGGTTCGTGCCGTTCCTCCAGTTCCCGCCCATGCTGCGAAAGGTCATCTACACGACCAACGCGATCGAGTCGTTGAACTACCAGCTGCGGAAGGTCACGAAGAACCGCGGACACTTCCCCTCGACGGACGCGGCCGTGAAGCTGCTCTGGCTCGCGATCTGCAACATCGAGGACAAACGCGCCGCCGATCGAGCCCGAGACCGCGGCAAGCCCGCCAGCGAGCGGAAGGCCCAGGGCCGGCTCGTCGAGGGCCAGATCGTCACGAACTGGAAGCAAGCCCTCGCCCAACTCGCCGCCGCCTATCCCGACCGGATCACCCCCTACCTGTGAACACCCCGCTTACACAGACAAATTGACAGGCCCCCATCACCGGCGTGGCCAACGTGGCCTCCAGGACACTGGCGGCCCTGCGCGCCACATCAGGAACCTCTAGCTCCAAAGCACCGGCGATGGCATGCAACATCTCCGAAGAGGGGTCCTTCAACCCGCGCTCGATCTCGGAGAGGTACTGCGCCGACAGGCCTGCTCGTTCGGCGACATCGGACAAGCGCTCGCCTCGCCCGACACGCTCTTGTCGGAGGACATCACCGAGGGACTCTCTCCACAAGAGCCCGGCCTGGATCTCGACCGGACCGCTGAAAGGAACTAGGCCGTGTTGCTAAATCCATTGCAAGGCGGCGGAGAGGCAGAGCCCTGCCGCGTATGACCGGGCGGTCTTGTCGTAGCGGGAAGCGAGTCCTCGCCACTGCTTCACGAAGTTGAAGCACCGCTCGACGACGTTGCGGCCCTTGTAACGCTCCCGCTGCTCATCGCCGAAGTCGATCGGACGGCCCGGACGCTTGCGGCGGTGAGCGATCTGGTCGCCCCGTTCGGGGATCGTGGCCTTGACGCCGCGCTCGCGCAGCCAGGCCCGGTTCTTCTTCGACGGATAGCCCTTGTCCGCGAGCACCCGATCCGGCCTCGTGCGCACAGGCCCTCGGCCGGGGACGTGGATCTCGTCGAGTACGTCGGTGAACATGCTCGTGTCTGCGACCTGCCCGCCGGTGAGGACGAACGCCAGCGCCCGGGCCTGCCCGTCGCAGACGAGATGGATCTTCGTCGTCAAACCACCCCGTGACCGGCCGATCGCGTGGTCAGGAGGCTCCGGCCCCGACTTCTTGTAGTTCGATGGATCCCCCTGTGACCCGGGGCAGGGTCGCGCCATGCTGATGGACACGCGCGATCGAGGAATCCACCGACACGACCCAGTCGATCTCACCCTGAAGCGACGCCCGCTTCTGCACATGGGTGAGCAGGTCCTCCCAGACGCCGTCGGTCGCCCATCGCCGGAAGTTCTTGTAGATCGTGTTCCAGCTCCCGAACCGGTCGGGCAGGTCTCGCCACGCCGATCCCGTGCGGAACCGCCACGCGGTCGCCTCGACCACCGTGCGCCGATCCACCGGAGGACGGCCCCGTGTCCTCACCGGCGGGAACACGTCCCGGATCAGCTCCCAGACCTCGTCCGTGATGACATCTCGCGACACGCCTCAAGGATCACCCGAAGGCCCCGAACCAGCATTTAGCAACACGGCCTAAGGCAGCTGCGCCACGAGCGAGGCGCCACCCTGCTCGACGTCGCCCTCAGCCTCGGCGCAGAACCCGCACGCATCTCCGAACTCGAACGAGGCCGACGCCCCAACGCCGAACTCGCAACCGCCTACCGGGCCTGGCTCGACGTTGCTTGACACCTATAGGAGCATCGTTGAGGTCGTCGACAGCGACGACGGCGTGCGAGGTCGCGAGCTGCTTCGTGATGGCGTGCAGTGTGCTCGCGCGGTGCTGGGCGACGGCGGCGTGCTCTCGCGCGAGACGAGCTCGAGCCTTGATGCGGCCCGTCGTGGGCGTGCCGTGCTGGCCACGCGCCGCGAACGAGTCACCGGGCGCGACGGCGGCGAACAGCGCCGCAGCCGCGAGGATGCCGCCGGACGCCCACGCCATCGGAATCGGGCCGACCCTGTCGACGAGGCGACCCGTCAGCAGCGACGGCAGATACATCGCGCCGACGTGCAGGCTGATGACGAGCCCGACGTGCGCGAGGTCGTGATGGTGCGCCTTCAGGTGGATCGAGCCCGCCGACGAGCACGCAAGCCTGCCGCGTGGCCCGCGACGCGCAGCGTCGGCCCAGCCCTGCACTGACCAGCGGGCGCCCCGACGCGTCACGTCTCACCCCGGAGTGCCGAGACGAGCGCGGGCAGCGCGGCGGCGGCGGGCGCACGCCAGACGAGCGTCGCGTCGTCGCTCAGTTCGGTCTCGGCGGGGTTGATCTCGACGGCGGGCACGCCCCGCGTCAGCGCCCGGTACGGCAGCCCGGCCGCGGGCTGCACGACCCCGGACGTGCCGACGCTGAGGACGAGATCGGCGCGCTCGAGCGCGGCCTCGGCGTGCGCGAACGGCTCCTGCGGCAGTTCTTCGCCGAACCACACCACGCCGGGGCGCACCGCTGCGCCACACACCGGGCAACGCGGCGGGGCCAACCGCTCGACGGGGTCGGACGGCAGCGCGAGTGCCGGGGCGTCGGTTTCGTCGAAGGGGGTGTCGCACTCAGAGCAGCGCAACGCGAAGATGCTGCCGTGCAGGTGCGCGAGGACGCTGCTGCCCGCGCGTTCGTGGAGGTCGTCGATGTTCTGCGTGACGATCCACAGGTTCGCCCGCTCGGCGTCGGCCCAGTCGGCGAGTGCGCGATGGCCGACGTTGGGCTGGACATCGCGAATGAGCTTGGCCCGCCAGCGATACCAGGCCCAGACGAAGTCGGGGTCGCGCTCCCACGCGTCGATCGTCGCGAGCTCCTCCGGGTCATGGCGCTCCCACAGGCCCGTCTGCGCGTCGCGGAACGTGGGGATGCCGCTCTCGACGCTCATCCCCGCGCCCGTGAGGACGACGACGTCACGCGCATCGCGCGCCAGGTCGAGGACTGCGTCGAGGGGTTCCGAAGCTGGCGTGGGCATGCCTCAGCGTAGGCGCCACCCCAGCTGCGAGGTCGCCCGCGCCGCCGAGATGCCCGACCGAACGTGCCCCAGACCAGACGATCGCCTAGGTTAGGTAGACCTCATTCATCGCGACGACGCGGAGGCTCTCATGCCACTCAGGACGATCGAACGCGGGCTGCATGCCGCGTACTCGGCGGCCGCCTCGCTCACCATGGCCCTGCCACCGGAGCGCGAGACCTGGCCGACGACACCCGCCGAGGTGCGCGCCGTCGAAGCGCTGTGCCCGGCCTTCACCCGCGTCACCCTGCACGCCGAGATGTTCCGCACGCTCGAACTCACCGGTCCCGACGAGTACTTCGGCCTCTTCATGCCGCCGGCCGGCGCACCCGTCGTCACCCCGCCTGATGACGAACGCGACCCCCGCAGCGCCGTCGCCGCCATGGACGATGCCGTGCGCCCGCAGCTGCGCTGGTACACGATCCGGATGCTGCGCCCCGAGCACGCCGAGATCGACGTCGACATCGTGGACGTCGGCCACGACGGGCCCGGCGCGCGCTGGCTGCGCGACGTCAGGGTCGGTG
This region of Dermacoccus nishinomiyaensis genomic DNA includes:
- a CDS encoding IS5 family transposase, producing MSRDVITDEVWELIRDVFPPVRTRGRPPVDRRTVVEATAWRFRTGSAWRDLPDRFGSWNTIYKNFRRWATDGVWEDLLTHVQKRASLQGEIDWVVSVDSSIARVHQHGATLPRVTGGSIELQEVGAGAS
- a CDS encoding transposase, with the translated sequence MARPCPGSQGDPSNYKKSGPEPPDHAIGRSRGGLTTKIHLVCDGQARALAFVLTGGQVADTSMFTDVLDEIHVPGRGPVRTRPDRVLADKGYPSKKNRAWLRERGVKATIPERGDQIAHRRKRPGRPIDFGDEQRERYKGRNVVERCFNFVKQGQVNRPGFRSYRFPCPAVAGRPDSRSA
- a CDS encoding IS3 family transposase (programmed frameshift), with amino-acid sequence MNQKYSPEMRERALRMLDEAKASGEHSNLMSAVRHVAGLLGMSAETLRVWHRRREVDAGAKPGVPSDVAEENKRLRREVAELRKANEILKAASVFFREGARPALTEMIRFIDEYRERFGVELICRTLRPAVQGFITSRGYRAAKTRVASARQLRDELLVPEVARLHAENYGVYGWRKMHALLKRQGWDIGRDQTERLMRLAGVRGVRKSKKVFTTRPDKAQALPRDLVQRRFRADAPRRLWVADITYVATWAGFAYVAFVTDVYSRRIVGWNVAATLRAEVLPLQALDMAAWGADGPLDGLIHHADHGSNYMSMVYTDRVVELGATPSTGTVGDSYDNALAEAVNNLYKTELIRQRGPWRTVEQVELATLEWVWWWNHQRLHGELGMRTPIEIEDAYYADLESGLPATAGQGNR
- a CDS encoding SHOCT domain-containing protein, with protein sequence MFDDNGSFLLAMFELFIFFAWFMSLWWIFGDLFRSKDLGGFAKTLWVVFIIVLPFIGMLAYLLVRGRGMTDRAVEAHQELQQRQDEYIKSVAGGSAGSSPTDEIASAKALLDSGAITQQEFDQIKARALSSV
- a CDS encoding helix-turn-helix domain-containing protein yields the protein MSVEATVLPAAMLGISGLVVLAAGEYGGELELLVETSESVTGCPRCGVVAVAHGRREHLVRDIPSAGRPALLVWRKRLWRCAEPACPQRTWSERHPQVAPRAALTERARRWACEQVGRDGHTVEAVADRLGVGWNTVMRAVKAYGQPLLDAEDRLQGVRSLGVDEHVWQHAGPRRRTGFATGIVDLTPGRGPRVLDVVQGRSGKVYADWLARQQPAWRERISVAALDRACQMVCVSRTERNGKNHDHDRREDAGRAFGPGPGRAAEGLRAA
- a CDS encoding IS256 family transposase → MTDEKTPGGPSGQDLVEQLKASGQLDALFEQIDEGRVELTGDGGFVPALVKAALERGLQAELTSHLGYGKGSEDASKHANSRNGTTPKTVQSEVGPIALDVPRDRAGSFTPRLVPKGQRRLGGLDDMIISLYAGGMTIRDIQHHLASTLGTDLSHETISNITDAVLEEVAAWQARPLEEFYPVLYLDAIRIKIRENNQVINRAAYIAVGVDLGGVKHVLGIWVQDTEGSAFWAHVCADLANRGVRDVLIVCCDGLKGLPEAVEATWPDSMVQTCVVHLIRAATRFVAYQDRKKVAAALKPIYTAPSEDAAWAALVEFETSELGQKYPSTVMTWKNSWDRFVPFLQFPPMLRKVIYTTNAIESLNYQLRKVTKNRGHFPSTDAAVKLLWLAICNIEDKRAADRARDRGKPASERKAQGRLVEGQIVTNWKQALAQLAAAYPDRITPYL
- a CDS encoding helix-turn-helix domain-containing protein, which translates into the protein MWRESLGDVLRQERVGRGERLSDVAERAGLSAQYLSEIERGLKDPSSEMLHAIAGALELEVPDVARRAASVLEATLATPVMGACQFVCVSGVFTGRG
- a CDS encoding MFS transporter, which codes for MTRRGARWSVQGWADAARRGPRGRLACSSAGSIHLKAHHHDLAHVGLVISLHVGAMYLPSLLTGRLVDRVGPIPMAWASGGILAAAALFAAVAPGDSFAARGQHGTPTTGRIKARARLAREHAAVAQHRASTLHAITKQLATSHAVVAVDDLNDAPIGVKQRRARPGRRLRVRRWGVGLVRVRRCVRVLRRG
- a CDS encoding NAD-dependent deacylase, encoding MPTPASEPLDAVLDLARDARDVVVLTGAGMSVESGIPTFRDAQTGLWERHDPEELATIDAWERDPDFVWAWYRWRAKLIRDVQPNVGHRALADWADAERANLWIVTQNIDDLHERAGSSVLAHLHGSIFALRCSECDTPFDETDAPALALPSDPVERLAPPRCPVCGAAVRPGVVWFGEELPQEPFAHAEAALERADLVLSVGTSGVVQPAAGLPYRALTRGVPAVEINPAETELSDDATLVWRAPAAAALPALVSALRGET